The Musa acuminata AAA Group cultivar baxijiao chromosome BXJ2-2, Cavendish_Baxijiao_AAA, whole genome shotgun sequence genome has a segment encoding these proteins:
- the LOC135605718 gene encoding uncharacterized protein LOC135605718 — protein sequence MEAELCSVHTLSPSQEESGDEELSVLPRHTKVIVTGNNRTKSVLVGLKGVVKKAVGLGGWHWLVLKNGEEVKLQRNALSVLEAPTGNEDDEIDCDTSFCSSSDMGEKDMDYTGSEFHKPRKSRIRHTRSWKSNGQSSIRNIHSHGFKPRTRVRLSKLETATLWRYLKHFNLVSSNPSPTKEQLVHDVQHHFLSQKLDETEVILGFIHAAKRLRTLYS from the exons ATGGAGGCTGAGTTGTGCTCTGTTCATACTCTATCCCCTTCTCAGGAAGAAAGTGGAGATGAAGAACTCTCAGTGCTTCCTAGGCACACCAAAGTCATTGTTACTGGTAACAACAGAACCAAATCTGTTTTGGTCGGGCTGAAAGGAGTCGTGAAGAAAGCTGTTGGTCTTGGTGGCTGGCATTGGCTG GTCCTGAAAAATGGGGAGGAAGTAAAGCTGCAAAGGAATGCTTTGAGTGTTTTGGAAGCTCCAACTGGAAACGAAGATGATGAAATCGATTGTGATACCTCTTTCTGCAGTAGCTCAGACATGGGAGAAAAAGACATGGATTACA CTGGTTCAGAGTTTCACAAACCAAGAAAGTCAAGGATTCGACATActaggtcatggaagtcgaacggCCAAAGTAGCATAAGGAACATTCACTCCCATGGTTTTAAGCCTCGAACG AGGGTAAGATTGTCAAAACTCGAGACCGCCACCTTGTGGAGATACCTGAAACACTTCAATCTT GTGAGCAGTAACCCCAGTCCAACAAAGGAACAACTGGTCCATGATGTGCAGCACCATTTCCTCTCTCAG AAACTGGATGAAACGGAGGTCATTTTAGGCTTCATTCATGCTGCAAAGAGATTGAGGACTCTATACTCATAA
- the LOC135605003 gene encoding photosystem II reaction center proteins PsbY, chloroplastic-like yields the protein MATMAAMAILTARCPAPNLLTSSKATLTKPVSLLTLQNLPKGLAAAAASKTTITTIPSSLSASAIAGAIFASLISSDAASAAQQIADVAEGDNRGLALLPIVPAVLWVLYNILQPALNQLNRMRTEKAVVVSLGLGGGLAAAGFMSTPGASAAEIMAVADASSSGDNRGLLLLFVVAPAILWVLYNILQPALNQLNRMRSG from the coding sequence ATGGCGACCATGGCAGCCATGGCCATCCTCACTGCCAGATGCCCTGCTCCAAACCTTCTCACCTCCTCAAAGGCAACCCTAACCAAACCAGTCTCTCTCCTCACCCTCCAAAACCTCCCCAAAGgacttgcagcagcagcagcttccaAGACAACCATCACCACCATCCCTTCTTCCCTGAGCGCCAGCGCCATCGCCGGCGCCATCTTCGCCAGCCTGATCAGCTCCGACGCGGCGTCTGCGGCTCAGCAGATCGCCGACGTGGCTGAAGGCGACAACCGCGGCCTCGCGCTTCTCCCCATCGTCCCGGCCGTCCTCTGGGTCCTCTACAACATCCTCCAGCCTGCACTCAACCAGCTCAACAGGATGAGGACCGAGAAGGCAGTGGTCGTCAGTCTGGGGCTCGGCGGCGGGTTGGCGGCCGCTGGGTTCATGTCGACGCCGGGCGCGTCGGCGGCCGAGATCATGGCGGTGGCCGACGCCTCCTCCTCGGGTGACAACAGGGGGCTGCTCCTGTTGTTCGTCGTAGCTCCGGCCATTCTTTGGGTCCTGTACAACATTCTGCAGCCGGCGTTGAACCAGCTCAACAGGATGAGGTCCGGGTGA